DNA from Pseudocitrobacter corydidari:
TGGTCATTGTCATTAGCTCACTAAGGAGTGGAGGAGGCGAATTAAATCAAGAATAAGACAAAGCTTATGAGGTATTTGTGCTATTAAATATCAGAATTAAGGAAGCCCTTCGAACTTTAGCACTTAGAACTTAAGATGAGAATAATAATTACGCTCTTTATGTCATCTCCGCTATCTATCATTAACATGCTTCATTCACCGTAGATTACACAATAGTTACATCATCGGTATTTCTCAGCACCAGCCGAAAGAATAACAACAGGTCTGGTAAGCCAGGCCTATGGGGTTACGCGGAAGTATTTGCATTTAACTCTTTTACCTACTAAGGGAGTCTTAAACTTGTAAAAGTACAGGACTGATGATTATTACCGTCACATCGCATGCAATGGCTGTCAGGTGAGAGCGTGAGGGACGGCGAATGCTCCTCAGAAAGAGGTTCGCCTTATCTGTAATGTGATTTTGGTACGCATTGAAAGCGCGTAAAATGTGGGGAAAGAGCGTAACCCTTGTCCCCACTGAACTTCTAAGCCTATCGAGCTTACCGATTCTGTCGAATGGTCTTATTTCAGCTTATTATAGACACGCGCCAGTTTGCCGTTACCCCTCACCTGAACCGGTGATTCTGCCGCGCTGATAAACGCGGATTCACCCGGCTTCAGAGTCAGAGATTCTTCGCCTTTACTCAGGACGGCTTCACCTTCCAGGCAGAACAGGATCGCGGCGCTCTGCTGGGCGATTGCCGTGGGCTGCGTGCTGAGATCGTGCAACGAAAACGCGAAGTCCTCGACCGGAATTGGGAAGTCCAGTTCAGAGCCGTTTTTCACCGGTTGGGTGAGCAGCTCCGCCGCCGGTTTGGCCTCAAACTTCACGTTTGCCACCAGTTCCGGAATATCAATGTATTTCGGCGTCAGCCCGGCGCGCAGTACGTTATCGGAGTTGGCCATCACTTCCAGTGCCGTCCCCTGAAGGTAGGCGTGCGGCGTTTCGGCAAACAGGAACATCGCTTCGCCTGGCTTGAGTTTCACCACGTTCAGCAGCAGCGGTGAGAACAAACCGCTGTCGTCCGGGTAAAATTCTGAAATGACGCGGATGGTCTGCCACGGCTCGCCTTGCTGGCTCTCCAGCGCGGAGCGCAAGATTGCCAGCGCGCGCGCTTTCTCTTCGCCCTGCATATTCAGCAGGCTGGCGAAAAGGGCGCTCAGACGCTCGCCGTTCGGCTGTTCGAGGAAATGGGCAATGGCGGTATGCGCCCCGGCAACGGGTTGCAGCAGTGAAACAATTTCGCTGAATTCGCGAAACGCGTTCATCGCCAGGAAAGGCGTCAGGGCAAAGACCAGCTCCGGCTTATGGTTTGGATCTTTGTAGTTACGTTCAGCCGCGTCCATGGCGATACCTGCCGCATTCTCTTTGGCAAAGCCAATTTCCGAGGCGCGCTTGTTCGGGTGAACCTGAATGGACAGCGGCTGTGCGGCGCACAGTACTTTAAACAAGAACGGCAGCTCGCCAAAACGGTCGGCGACCTCTTGGCCCAAAAGCGTGGTTTTGTCGGCGTCAATCACGTCGCGCAGTGAACGTACAGTCCCCTGGCTATCGGTAATTTTTGAGCTGCTCTTCGGATGCGCGCCCATCCA
Protein-coding regions in this window:
- the manA gene encoding mannose-6-phosphate isomerase, with protein sequence MQKLINSVQNYAWGSKSALTELYGIANPDNLPMAELWMGAHPKSSSKITDSQGTVRSLRDVIDADKTTLLGQEVADRFGELPFLFKVLCAAQPLSIQVHPNKRASEIGFAKENAAGIAMDAAERNYKDPNHKPELVFALTPFLAMNAFREFSEIVSLLQPVAGAHTAIAHFLEQPNGERLSALFASLLNMQGEEKARALAILRSALESQQGEPWQTIRVISEFYPDDSGLFSPLLLNVVKLKPGEAMFLFAETPHAYLQGTALEVMANSDNVLRAGLTPKYIDIPELVANVKFEAKPAAELLTQPVKNGSELDFPIPVEDFAFSLHDLSTQPTAIAQQSAAILFCLEGEAVLSKGEESLTLKPGESAFISAAESPVQVRGNGKLARVYNKLK